In Chitinophagales bacterium, the sequence CTGCAAGCTGAAGAAAATATTTCTTCTACGAATGCTTTGCTTAAAGATTTGCTGGCAAGTGGCATAGAAATTAAAAGCTTTAATGAAGTGCTGCCTCGAATCAATGAAATTTTCATTAGAGAGGTTTCAAAATAATTGAACAATGAAAAAAACCTGGCTCATCATACAGCGCGAATACATTACCAGAGTGCGCAAAAAATCATTTATCATTATCACATTGCTGGCACCTTTTGGCTTTGCTTTGTTTTTTCTGGCGGCCATTTTGATTTCGGGCTACAGCGATTCCAAAAAGCGAGTGGCAGTTATTGACAATAGTGGTTTGTTTGAAAAGGGTTTTAAAGACAGTCAAACGCTCTATTTCTTCAAGGAAAACAAAGAACTGGAAGCGTATCGAGACAATTTTCAGGAGGACAACTACGATGGTATTCTCTTTATTCCGCCTATTAAGAATATGGACAATCCACGAGGTATAATGTATATCTCCAACAAACAACTCGGACTGCGTTCCCTCAGCTATATTGAAGCCCAGATCAAGGAAAACCTGAAAAATATTAAAATTGAACAGGCCAATCTGGACAAGGATTTTCTAAGGCAACTGGAAAATATTGATGTGCGGATTGAATCGAAAGTTTTTGGGGCAGAAGGCGAAGAAAAATCAGGAAGCACTGCACTTGCTACGGTAATGGGGTATGTGATGGGCTTTATTATTTACATAGCCCTTTTTATTTATGGCTCAATGGTGATGAAAGGGGTGATGGAAGAAAAAACCAACCGTGTGGTAGAGGTAATGTCCTCTTCCGTGAAACCCATTCAGTTGATGCTTGGGAAAATCATTGGTGTAGGTGGAGTTGGGCTCACACAATTTTTGCTATGGGGTGTTTTGATCATAATCACTCAATTTGGATTAACGCTTATGTTTAGCGATAAACTGATGGAAATGTCAAAAACACAGGCAGATACCGCAGCTATGGGCGGCATGGATCCCGAGGAAGTAGCTCGCATTCTCGAAAGCCTACAGGGTGTAGATTTTGGAGCCATGTTTCTTTATTTTATTTTCTTTTTTGTTTTTGGCTATCTGATCTATGGGGCTTTGTTTGCAGCTATTGGCGCAGCTTCCAACGATGATGGTGATATGCAGTCCCTGAATTTTATTGTGTCCATTCCGATTATCGCATCCATTTTTATTATGACATCGGTAATTCAGGAGCCCGAAAGCGGATTGGCATTTTGGGGCTCTATTATTCCATTCACTTCTCCCATTGTAATGATGGCGCGCCTGCCTTTTGGCCCTGCTACCTGGGAGATACTGCTCTCCATGCTTTGCTTGGTGCTTGGTTTCCTCGGTACGGTATGGATCGCAGGGAGAATATACCGAACGGGAATTTTGCTCTACGGAAAAAAAGTCAGCCTGCTCGAATTGGGCAAATGGATATTTTCTAATGAATGATCTGTTAATAATCTCATACCCCATCCCCAATAATCTTATACAAAACCGGCTTGCTTGGAGAAGCGTCCAATTCCAGCGGGCAGATTTGCAGGTTGAGCAAATAATTACCGTCAGAAATGG encodes:
- a CDS encoding ABC transporter permease yields the protein MKKTWLIIQREYITRVRKKSFIIITLLAPFGFALFFLAAILISGYSDSKKRVAVIDNSGLFEKGFKDSQTLYFFKENKELEAYRDNFQEDNYDGILFIPPIKNMDNPRGIMYISNKQLGLRSLSYIEAQIKENLKNIKIEQANLDKDFLRQLENIDVRIESKVFGAEGEEKSGSTALATVMGYVMGFIIYIALFIYGSMVMKGVMEEKTNRVVEVMSSSVKPIQLMLGKIIGVGGVGLTQFLLWGVLIIITQFGLTLMFSDKLMEMSKTQADTAAMGGMDPEEVARILESLQGVDFGAMFLYFIFFFVFGYLIYGALFAAIGAASNDDGDMQSLNFIVSIPIIASIFIMTSVIQEPESGLAFWGSIIPFTSPIVMMARLPFGPATWEILLSMLCLVLGFLGTVWIAGRIYRTGILLYGKKVSLLELGKWIFSNE